A window from Dysidea avara chromosome 2, odDysAvar1.4, whole genome shotgun sequence encodes these proteins:
- the LOC136247793 gene encoding carbohydrate sulfotransferase 15-like — MVGEVVSDISDSMALLSLSNKCSFSISALEILVNSPATNFISSLPTGSMTGKWNFIPYNDDLEVLKFNGEDKINLTPGLMKDLNICKHIVLNMSTTVHENFEYRRNILRRLVPASEQFLIDFKNPCWYANYTFPKKFKFLQTADRIKLPLSSDLELLKHVYTETSSKPVRTLQCLPYFYLVGFSKCSTTALMRYTKQHPEYIYPCQKEPHWWSFYRIFDEQDRDTASILYYIISMECLYNKQYELETPLCWSFNSLIHPYIMVSIWLQVIPRERIMFVKSEELKENTADVMRGLYKFLGSSPLTEDQLTKVVSNQHINELSVKKPPMLPSTRELLQDFFKPFNEKLARLLNDDRFL; from the exons ATGGTGGGAGAAGTAGTGTCtgacatttctgatagtatgGCACTGTTATCACTGAGTAATAAATGTTCATTTAGTATATCTGCTTTAGAGATATTGGTGAA TTCTCCTGCAACCAATTTTATTAGCAGTTTACCAACTGGTAGTATGACTGGAAAATGGAACTTCATTCCCTACAATGATGATCTTGAAGTATTGAAATTCAATGGTGAAGACAAGATAAACCTCACACCAGGGCTTATGAAAGACCTTAACATATGTAAACACATTGTTCTGAATATGAGCACAACCGTACATGAGAACTTTGAGTACCGACGAAACATCTTGAGGAGACTTGTGCCAGCATCAGAACAGTTTTTAATAGATTTTAAAAACCCATGTTGGTATGCCAATTATACTTTTCCCAAGAAATTTAAGTTTTTGCAGACTGCAGATCGAATAAAGCTACCATTAAGTAGTGACTTGGAATTACTGAAACATGTTTACACAGAAACAAGTAGTAAGCCAGTCAGAACACTGCAGTGTTTACCATACTTCTATCTTGTTGGATTCTCAAAGTGCAGTACAACTGCACTTATGCGTTACACTAAGCAACATCCAGAATATATTTACCCTTGCCAAAAAGAGCCTCACTGGTGGTCATTCTACAGAATTTTTGATGAACAAGATCGGGATACTGCTTCGATTCTATATTATATTATCTCAA TGGAATGTTTGTACAATAAACAGTATGAATTAGAGACTCCTCTATGTTGGTCATTCAATTCCCTCATTCATCCTTACATTATGGTATCCATCTGGCTTCAAGTAATACCAAGAGAAAGGATAATGTTTGTGAAATCTGAAGAACTTAAAGAAAACACTGCTGATGTTATGAGAGGCCTTTACAAGTTTTTAGGATCATCACCTCTCACCGAAGATCAATTAACAAAGGTGGTGAGTAATCAGCACATCAATGAATTATCAGTTAAAAAGCCTCCAATGCTACCATCAACCAGAGAGTTGCTACAAGATTTCTTTAAACCATTCAATGAAAAACTAGCACGATTGCTTAATGATGATAGATTCTTATGA